A genomic segment from Streptosporangium roseum DSM 43021 encodes:
- a CDS encoding zinc-dependent alcohol dehydrogenase family protein has product MDAWVVARPGPITSRPLERTRLPVPSPGPGEVLVEVEACAVCRTDLHLAEGDLPPRRPGTVPGHEVVGRVAASGPDTVRLAPGTRVGVAWLRSTCGRCRYCRRGAENLCPASTYTGWDVDGGYAGYLTAPEDYVYPLPEDPPAEKLAPLLCAGIIGYRALLRCDLPAGGRLGIYGFGASAHLTAQIAIAQGATVHVLTRSAGARELAMTLGAASAGGAADAPPEPLDAAILFAPAGELVPVALAALDRGGTLAVAGIHLSDIPALDYRRHLFQERTLRSVTANTRADGRAYLELATAHPPRVATVAYPFDAADRALDDLAAGRVEGAAVLVR; this is encoded by the coding sequence ATGGACGCCTGGGTGGTCGCCCGTCCCGGCCCGATCACCTCGCGCCCCCTTGAACGGACCAGGCTCCCGGTCCCCTCGCCGGGTCCCGGCGAGGTGCTCGTCGAGGTGGAGGCGTGCGCGGTGTGCCGCACCGACCTCCATCTGGCCGAGGGCGACCTGCCCCCGCGCCGTCCCGGGACCGTGCCCGGTCACGAGGTCGTCGGCCGCGTGGCGGCGAGCGGCCCGGACACGGTACGGCTCGCGCCCGGCACCCGGGTGGGCGTGGCCTGGCTCCGCTCGACGTGCGGGCGCTGCCGCTACTGCCGCCGGGGCGCGGAGAACCTCTGCCCCGCCTCCACCTACACCGGCTGGGACGTCGACGGCGGCTACGCCGGATATCTCACCGCCCCCGAGGACTACGTCTACCCGCTCCCCGAGGACCCGCCGGCCGAGAAGCTGGCTCCCCTGCTGTGCGCCGGGATCATCGGATACCGCGCCCTGCTCCGCTGCGACCTGCCCGCCGGCGGCCGCCTGGGCATATACGGCTTCGGCGCCTCGGCCCACCTGACCGCCCAGATCGCCATCGCCCAGGGCGCGACCGTGCACGTCCTCACCCGGTCGGCCGGAGCGCGTGAGCTGGCCATGACCCTGGGAGCGGCCTCCGCCGGCGGTGCGGCCGACGCCCCGCCCGAACCGCTGGACGCCGCGATCCTGTTCGCACCGGCCGGCGAGCTGGTGCCCGTCGCGCTGGCCGCCCTGGACCGGGGCGGCACCCTCGCCGTGGCGGGCATCCACCTCAGTGACATCCCGGCGCTGGACTACCGGCGGCACCTGTTCCAGGAGCGGACGCTGCGCAGTGTCACCGCCAACACCCGCGCCGACGGCCGGGCGTATTTGGAGCTCGCCACCGCGCATCCCCCGCGTGTCGCGACCGTCGCCTACCCCTTCGACGCGGCGGACCGGGCGCTGGACGACCTGGCCGCGGGCCGCGTCGAAGGCGCCGCCGTGCTCGTCAGGTAG
- a CDS encoding DUF1918 domain-containing protein produces the protein MKASIGDKLIVEGTRHGEVRRVGVIVELRHPDGSPPYVVRWMGADHESLVFPGPDAHVMTGGNLPDEERNRAPITTP, from the coding sequence ATGAAGGCGTCGATAGGAGACAAGCTGATCGTCGAGGGCACCCGGCACGGTGAGGTCCGGCGGGTCGGCGTGATCGTGGAGCTGCGCCACCCGGACGGCTCCCCGCCCTACGTGGTGCGGTGGATGGGCGCCGATCACGAGAGCCTCGTGTTCCCCGGTCCCGACGCGCACGTGATGACCGGCGGGAACCTGCCGGACGAGGAGCGGAACCGGGCGCCGATCACGACTCCGTGA
- a CDS encoding pyridoxamine 5'-phosphate oxidase family protein, translating into MNRDSAGLHVLSRQECIDLLASTPIGRIVFTDRALPAVQPVGFCIDGEDIVIHTGVGTKLAAATRDAVVAFEADDFDPQAHTGWSVTAVGRARAVCDPSEIARLSALPLTTWAPGDRGHFITVRTEQVSGRRIRH; encoded by the coding sequence ATGAACCGTGATTCGGCCGGGCTGCACGTGCTCTCCCGGCAGGAGTGCATCGATCTGCTGGCCTCGACGCCGATCGGGCGGATCGTCTTCACCGACCGGGCCCTTCCCGCGGTGCAGCCGGTCGGCTTCTGCATCGACGGTGAGGACATCGTCATCCACACCGGCGTGGGCACCAAGCTCGCCGCCGCCACCCGTGACGCCGTGGTGGCCTTCGAGGCCGACGACTTCGACCCGCAGGCGCACACCGGCTGGTCGGTCACCGCCGTGGGCCGCGCGCGAGCCGTGTGCGACCCTTCGGAGATCGCCCGGCTGTCGGCGCTGCCGCTGACGACATGGGCCCCCGGCGACCGGGGCCATTTCATCACCGTGCGGACCGAACAGGTCTCCGGCCGCCGCATCCGGCATTAG
- a CDS encoding DUF5996 family protein — protein MEWFPAMPLEDWIGTKETVHRFTQIVGKVRLATSVRRNHWWNVPFHLTGRGITTRPSGGFDGTPIFTVDFDFAGHRLIVNRLDGHSVSFGLIGQSVASFHRNLFEALEDLGVEVGIEAVPFGLTDGTPFAQDTKHADYDPAMVTRYWQILSQVNLVLERFSAEFCGKISPVHHFWHTFDIAVTRFSGRSAGPEPQADPVTREAYSREVISSGFWFGDDAMPWPAFYSYTAPEPAGLAEEPLRPEQAAWLPQRGSHLAVLRYDDARAHDDPVATVLDFLESAYQAGARRAHWDSELRTSPPGVTDPVLEQEPPEAPAGGA, from the coding sequence ATGGAGTGGTTTCCCGCCATGCCACTGGAGGACTGGATCGGCACAAAGGAGACCGTGCACCGGTTCACGCAGATCGTCGGCAAGGTACGGCTCGCCACCAGCGTCCGCCGTAACCACTGGTGGAACGTCCCCTTCCATCTGACCGGGCGGGGCATCACCACGCGCCCGTCAGGGGGCTTCGACGGCACGCCGATCTTCACCGTCGACTTCGACTTCGCCGGCCACCGGCTGATCGTCAACCGGCTGGACGGGCACAGCGTGAGCTTCGGCCTGATCGGCCAGTCGGTCGCCTCCTTCCACCGGAACCTGTTCGAGGCCCTGGAGGACCTGGGCGTCGAGGTCGGGATCGAGGCCGTGCCGTTCGGGCTCACCGACGGCACACCGTTCGCCCAGGACACCAAGCACGCCGACTACGACCCGGCGATGGTGACCCGGTACTGGCAGATTCTGTCCCAGGTCAACCTGGTGCTGGAACGCTTCTCCGCGGAGTTCTGCGGCAAGATCAGCCCGGTGCACCATTTCTGGCACACCTTCGACATCGCCGTCACCCGCTTCTCGGGCCGCTCGGCCGGCCCGGAGCCCCAGGCCGACCCCGTCACCAGGGAGGCCTACTCCCGGGAGGTCATCAGCAGCGGGTTCTGGTTCGGTGACGACGCGATGCCCTGGCCGGCGTTCTACTCCTACACCGCGCCCGAACCGGCGGGCCTGGCCGAAGAACCGCTCCGTCCCGAGCAGGCCGCCTGGCTGCCGCAGCGGGGCAGCCACCTGGCCGTCCTGCGCTACGACGACGCGCGCGCCCACGACGACCCCGTCGCCACCGTGCTGGACTTCCTCGAAAGCGCCTACCAGGCGGGCGCCCGGCGGGCTCACTGGGACTCGGAGCTGCGCACCAGCCCACCCGGGGTCACCGACCCGGTCCTGGAGCAGGAACCCCCGGAGGCGCCGGCGGGCGGAGCGTAG
- a CDS encoding dihydrofolate reductase family protein, with product MRKLVYYVGVSIDGYISGPGGEWEFFPLGDDMAAWINARYPETVPTHVRPHVGMAVEEPNKSFDTLVMGRGTYEPALAVNVTSPYAHMRQYVVSTTLGEIADPSVELVTADPVDLVRKLKAEETGKDVWLTGGGKLAGALLPEIDELIIKSYPVVAGAGISAFSGDFRPTLFSPTQTETFSNGARVTWFTRS from the coding sequence ATGCGGAAGCTTGTGTACTACGTCGGCGTCTCCATCGACGGCTACATCTCCGGCCCCGGCGGCGAGTGGGAGTTCTTCCCGCTCGGCGATGACATGGCCGCGTGGATCAACGCGCGCTACCCGGAGACCGTCCCCACCCATGTCCGTCCCCACGTGGGCATGGCGGTCGAGGAGCCCAACAAGTCCTTCGACACGCTCGTGATGGGCCGCGGCACCTACGAGCCCGCGCTGGCCGTCAACGTGACCAGCCCCTACGCCCACATGCGCCAGTACGTCGTGTCCACCACCCTCGGCGAGATCGCCGACCCGTCGGTCGAGCTGGTCACCGCCGACCCGGTCGACCTGGTCAGGAAGCTCAAGGCCGAGGAGACGGGCAAGGACGTCTGGCTCACCGGCGGCGGCAAGCTGGCCGGCGCCCTCCTCCCGGAGATCGACGAATTGATCATCAAGAGCTACCCGGTGGTCGCGGGCGCGGGCATCTCCGCCTTCTCCGGCGACTTCCGCCCCACCCTGTTCTCGCCCACCCAGACCGAGACTTTCAGCAACGGCGCCAGGGTCACCTGGTTCACCCGGTCGTGA
- a CDS encoding universal stress protein: MSEKRSPIEMPLPASRHVVVALDGSPRSIAALRRGAAEADRTGAQLVVVHVLQDRPDGPAGERERLSASETEMDALIAATLRGGPAATARTVVAYGDPARVIIHHARHADLLLVGAGSGGAPLNGSTLDPVLQDGPCPILVCSSSDRAGRMSWTVRLPARSHGRPAS; encoded by the coding sequence ATGTCCGAGAAACGGAGCCCGATCGAGATGCCTCTCCCCGCATCACGCCACGTCGTCGTCGCCCTCGACGGCTCCCCGCGCTCCATCGCCGCACTCCGCCGTGGCGCGGCGGAGGCGGACAGGACGGGTGCGCAGCTGGTGGTCGTACACGTCCTGCAGGACAGGCCTGACGGTCCCGCCGGCGAGCGGGAGCGCCTCAGCGCGAGCGAGACGGAGATGGACGCGCTCATCGCCGCCACCCTCCGGGGCGGGCCCGCCGCGACGGCGCGCACGGTCGTCGCCTACGGTGATCCCGCCCGCGTGATCATCCACCACGCCAGGCACGCCGACCTGCTGCTGGTCGGCGCCGGGAGCGGCGGGGCACCCCTGAACGGCTCGACGCTCGACCCCGTCCTCCAGGACGGCCCGTGCCCCATCCTGGTCTGCTCGTCCTCGGACAGGGCGGGCCGGATGTCGTGGACGGTCCGGCTGCCCGCGCGGTCCCACGGCCGGCCGGCCTCCTGA
- a CDS encoding right-handed parallel beta-helix repeat-containing protein, with the protein MSLPGGLQTVVVTGQYLTPDGEPRRGSVLIEPEPDALTSAEHGLIVLGGTEAQLDDSGRFSLELLATDAAGVTPSSWAYRVTERWPDAPDRSYSLELPAAEPAVSLPEAALSGRARAAGDDPAGDPPAGTAGARGRAGDGRRPAAGAMDSLVYDAREHGLTGDGVTNDQPALAELVDVAGAACAADGRARVIHCPPGVYSIRDSGTVWRSGVSLIGAGAAATRFVLSNSGNPADPTPLAFFTAIQHGAGPDNHLADCTFADFEIDGSGVALAEYDVLAKGLGLQYVLRGRFRNLYIHHTAASGFGCDFLQDSVVESIVAIGCGRLDSGEQIGGAGLGIGIGGWGAVERLTIIGCTAVGNGTNGVFLELQDREWTPPRGIRITNCHAEGNRYGISDWGADGLIVAACTMIGNQVAGYDVSGLGTTSVAGRGGIVTGCVVDGNVRDGISIGNTPGRYTVEGNRISRNGRHGYRQHNLPGGPAHASIEMVLDGNDIWGNALDGVRVDGTLVDAALLGNRIRDNGCRAAPEASGGGAGVTYTATSLTDAAAAWPPDGHRGKILTAGARTAVVTANTATELVLAPFRPGVTTAWIGDPPAPGTPYSLPGSPAVRAGISLNAPTLSPTVRGNRVWDNQDPKTQTHGLWITAEGSCVSGAVEDNDLAGNAVAAVRFDTAPSGGRWERDHGLDGRS; encoded by the coding sequence ATGTCCCTGCCCGGAGGCCTGCAGACCGTCGTCGTGACCGGACAGTATCTGACCCCCGACGGCGAGCCCCGCCGGGGCAGCGTGCTCATCGAGCCGGAGCCCGACGCCCTCACCAGCGCCGAGCACGGCCTCATCGTCCTCGGCGGGACCGAGGCGCAGCTCGACGACTCCGGCCGCTTCAGCCTCGAACTGCTGGCCACGGACGCCGCCGGGGTCACCCCCTCCAGCTGGGCCTATCGCGTCACCGAGCGGTGGCCCGACGCTCCCGACCGCAGCTACTCCCTGGAGCTGCCAGCCGCCGAGCCGGCCGTCTCCCTGCCCGAGGCCGCTCTCTCCGGCAGGGCGCGCGCCGCCGGCGACGACCCCGCCGGAGACCCTCCGGCGGGTACGGCCGGCGCCCGGGGACGCGCGGGCGACGGGAGGAGGCCCGCGGCCGGAGCCATGGACTCCCTCGTCTACGACGCCCGCGAGCACGGCCTCACCGGTGACGGGGTCACGAACGACCAGCCGGCCCTGGCGGAGCTGGTCGACGTGGCGGGCGCGGCCTGCGCCGCCGACGGCCGGGCGCGCGTCATCCACTGCCCGCCCGGCGTCTACTCCATCCGGGACTCGGGCACCGTGTGGCGGAGCGGGGTGTCGCTCATCGGCGCGGGCGCGGCCGCGACCCGGTTCGTCCTGTCGAACTCCGGAAATCCCGCCGACCCGACACCGCTGGCCTTCTTCACCGCCATCCAGCACGGCGCCGGCCCCGACAACCACCTCGCCGACTGCACCTTCGCCGACTTCGAGATCGACGGCTCCGGCGTCGCCCTCGCGGAGTACGACGTGCTCGCCAAGGGACTGGGCCTGCAGTACGTGCTCCGGGGGCGGTTCCGCAACCTGTACATCCATCACACCGCCGCCTCGGGCTTCGGCTGCGACTTCCTGCAGGACTCGGTGGTGGAGAGCATCGTCGCCATCGGCTGCGGGCGGCTGGACAGCGGCGAGCAGATAGGCGGCGCCGGTCTCGGCATCGGGATCGGCGGCTGGGGCGCGGTCGAACGCCTCACCATCATCGGCTGCACCGCCGTCGGCAACGGGACCAACGGCGTCTTCCTGGAACTCCAGGATCGGGAGTGGACCCCGCCGCGCGGCATCCGCATCACCAACTGCCACGCCGAGGGCAACAGGTACGGCATCTCCGACTGGGGTGCCGACGGGCTGATCGTCGCCGCCTGCACCATGATCGGCAACCAGGTGGCCGGCTACGACGTCTCCGGCCTGGGCACGACCTCCGTCGCCGGGAGGGGAGGCATCGTCACCGGCTGCGTCGTCGACGGCAACGTCCGCGACGGCATCAGCATCGGCAACACCCCCGGCCGCTACACCGTCGAGGGCAACCGCATCAGCCGTAACGGCCGCCATGGCTACCGGCAGCACAACCTGCCCGGCGGGCCCGCGCACGCCTCCATCGAGATGGTCCTCGACGGCAACGACATCTGGGGCAACGCCCTCGACGGCGTCCGGGTCGACGGCACCCTCGTCGACGCCGCCCTGCTCGGCAACCGGATCCGCGACAACGGGTGCCGGGCGGCCCCCGAGGCGTCCGGCGGGGGCGCCGGCGTCACCTACACCGCCACCTCCCTGACCGACGCCGCGGCCGCCTGGCCGCCCGACGGGCACCGCGGCAAGATACTCACCGCCGGCGCCCGCACGGCGGTCGTCACCGCGAACACCGCCACCGAACTCGTCCTCGCCCCCTTCCGCCCCGGCGTGACGACGGCCTGGATCGGCGATCCCCCCGCGCCGGGCACCCCGTACAGCCTGCCCGGCTCTCCCGCGGTCCGGGCCGGTATCAGCCTGAACGCGCCGACCCTCAGTCCCACCGTCCGGGGCAACCGTGTCTGGGACAACCAGGATCCCAAGACGCAGACCCACGGGCTGTGGATCACCGCCGAGGGCAGCTGCGTGTCGGGCGCGGTGGAGGACAACGACCTGGCGGGCAACGCCGTCGCCGCGGTCCGTTTCGACACCGCCCCCTCCGGCGGCCGCTGGGAACGCGACCACGGTCTCGACGGCCGCTCCTGA
- a CDS encoding Rv1733c family protein, translated as MRTHAHWAMRCLRLHRFDGNPLRRRSDRIDTAIVLVSLMIFMAFLWPAAGLGRQVYAKGLQAELAGPGHRQAVIAEVVDPARGLGWRPRTVRWTTPKGSPQTGQVVLPPSTPAGSRTQIWIDGTGGITAPPQRHMKTVTDGVVAAIAVAGGAGTILLLCLAATRGLLNRRRDAEWERAWALADQRWRRPRQT; from the coding sequence ATGCGTACCCATGCCCATTGGGCGATGCGCTGCCTGCGTCTTCACCGCTTCGACGGCAATCCGCTGCGCAGGCGTTCGGACCGGATCGACACGGCGATCGTGCTGGTGAGCTTGATGATCTTCATGGCCTTCCTGTGGCCGGCGGCCGGACTCGGGCGGCAGGTCTACGCGAAGGGCCTCCAGGCCGAGCTCGCCGGTCCCGGTCACCGGCAGGCGGTCATCGCCGAGGTCGTGGACCCGGCGCGCGGCCTGGGATGGCGGCCGCGGACGGTGCGGTGGACCACTCCGAAGGGGAGCCCGCAGACGGGCCAGGTGGTGCTCCCGCCGAGCACGCCCGCCGGTTCCCGCACCCAGATCTGGATCGACGGAACCGGCGGGATCACCGCGCCCCCGCAGCGTCACATGAAGACGGTCACCGACGGTGTGGTCGCCGCGATCGCGGTGGCCGGTGGGGCCGGAACGATCCTGCTGCTCTGCCTAGCCGCTACGCGGGGGCTGCTGAACCGGCGCCGCGACGCCGAGTGGGAGCGGGCCTGGGCCCTCGCCGACCAGCGGTGGCGCCGGCCACGGCAGACCTGA
- a CDS encoding TetR/AcrR family transcriptional regulator: MRKNPERRAALVDAAIEVLAREGARGLTFRAVDVEAGVPAGTSSNYFASRDDLFTQAGGRIYERLQPDAPTMAKAAGVSRDRAALTDLMYELVGRIAAFRTGYLALLELRLEATRRPELRAVLTERVRADIDANLSNHAEARMPGDATSVLLLYLALNWLIVERLTLPEIFTEQEVRDLVAAAVERAVPEAVTG, encoded by the coding sequence ATGCGGAAAAACCCTGAAAGGCGTGCGGCGCTGGTCGATGCGGCCATCGAGGTGCTGGCGCGGGAAGGGGCGCGGGGGCTGACCTTCCGCGCGGTCGACGTGGAGGCGGGGGTGCCGGCGGGCACCTCGTCCAACTACTTCGCCAGCCGCGACGACCTGTTCACCCAGGCGGGCGGGCGGATCTACGAGCGGCTGCAGCCCGACGCGCCGACGATGGCCAAGGCCGCCGGCGTGTCGCGGGACCGGGCCGCGCTCACCGATCTCATGTACGAGCTGGTGGGGCGGATCGCCGCGTTCCGTACCGGTTACCTGGCCCTGCTGGAGCTGCGCCTGGAGGCGACCAGGCGGCCGGAGCTGCGTGCCGTGCTGACCGAGCGGGTGCGCGCGGACATCGACGCCAACCTGAGCAACCACGCGGAGGCCCGCATGCCCGGCGACGCCACCTCGGTGCTGCTGCTCTACCTCGCGCTGAACTGGCTGATCGTGGAGCGGCTCACGCTGCCGGAGATCTTCACGGAGCAGGAGGTCCGCGACCTGGTGGCGGCGGCCGTGGAGCGGGCCGTCCCGGAGGCGGTCACCGGCTGA
- a CDS encoding helix-turn-helix transcriptional regulator — MSDTPARLLSLLSLLQTPREWPGSELAERLRVSPRTIRRDIDRLRELGYPVQASMGAVGGYRLVAGAAMPPLLLDDEEAVAIAVGLRTAAGHPVDGIEEASVRALAKLEQVLPSRLRHRVGALNAATVPMPSGGGPTVDPEDLTVLAAAIANRERLRFGYRSGEGAESNRLAEPHRLVAAGRRWYLVAYDIDRDDWRIFRVDRIRQPRPTGARITPRELPAEDAAAYVTGKLHNLVPTYRAVATLHAPVEEVARRLGGSPGDLEPIDERSCRLRGRPETLEWAAFRLAMLGCEFEVHEPPELVEYLRALGTRVTRAAGPRGGVTTG, encoded by the coding sequence ATGAGCGACACTCCGGCGCGGCTGCTGAGCCTTCTCTCCCTGCTCCAGACCCCGCGTGAATGGCCCGGCAGCGAGCTGGCCGAGCGGCTTCGGGTCAGCCCGCGCACCATCCGCCGTGACATCGACCGCCTGCGCGAGCTGGGTTACCCGGTGCAGGCGAGCATGGGCGCGGTGGGCGGCTACCGCCTGGTCGCCGGCGCGGCCATGCCGCCGCTGCTGCTCGACGACGAGGAGGCGGTGGCCATCGCGGTCGGCCTGCGCACGGCCGCAGGGCATCCCGTGGACGGCATCGAGGAGGCCTCCGTGCGGGCTCTGGCCAAGCTCGAACAGGTGCTGCCCTCCCGGCTGCGGCACCGGGTCGGCGCCCTGAACGCCGCCACCGTCCCGATGCCGTCCGGGGGCGGGCCGACCGTCGATCCCGAGGATCTGACCGTGCTGGCCGCGGCGATCGCCAACCGCGAGCGGCTGCGCTTCGGCTACCGGTCGGGGGAGGGGGCCGAGAGCAACCGGCTGGCCGAGCCGCACCGCCTCGTGGCGGCCGGACGCCGCTGGTATCTGGTCGCCTACGACATCGACCGCGACGACTGGCGGATCTTCCGCGTCGACCGCATCCGGCAGCCGCGGCCGACCGGCGCGCGGATCACCCCGCGCGAGCTACCCGCCGAGGACGCGGCCGCCTACGTCACCGGCAAGCTCCACAATCTGGTCCCCACCTACCGGGCGGTGGCGACCCTGCACGCGCCGGTCGAGGAGGTCGCGAGGCGCCTGGGCGGCTCTCCGGGCGATCTGGAGCCGATCGACGAGCGCAGCTGCCGGCTGCGCGGGCGTCCCGAGACCCTGGAGTGGGCGGCGTTCCGGCTGGCCATGCTCGGTTGCGAGTTCGAGGTCCACGAGCCGCCGGAGCTCGTCGAATACCTGCGCGCGCTGGGCACCCGGGTCACCCGCGCGGCGGGGCCCCGCGGTGGGGTCACGACCGGGTGA
- a CDS encoding beta-galactosidase, with translation MDGESYRLPPGAMHYFRVHPGQLDHRPAMPRAMGLSTVEAYVPRNLHEPRRRDFRRVTPPFPHRTSDTRRTENSDAQTGQGTARSGLDGPPAPDSPVT, from the coding sequence CTGGACGGTGAGTCTTATCGGCTTCCGCCGGGGGCCATGCACTACTTTCGGGTGCACCCGGGACAGTTGGACCACCGGCCGGCGATGCCGCGCGCGATGGGCCTGAGCACGGTGGAGGCCTACGTCCCGCGGAACCTTCACGAGCCGCGCCGGCGCGACTTCAGGCGGGTGACTCCTCCGTTCCCGCACCGCACATCCGATACACGACGGACGGAGAACTCCGATGCGCAGACCGGACAGGGCACCGCACGCTCGGGCCTCGACGGCCCTCCCGCTCCCGATTCCCCCGTCACCTGA
- a CDS encoding rRNA methyltransferase translates to MVYRHATVRGDYEDLASGAVLHSAPGFPAFPVRLASEAFQRALALRGGGGPATVWDPCCGSGYLLTVIGLLHRGRIQALLASDVSDDALRLARANLDLLGQAGLSARAGVLREKAERFAKPSYAAAAEAAGRIGRMLAAGGGDVPHDVRRADVFDPGQLAEAAAGYAPDIVVTDVPYGEQTTWQGPGGDSGVPGMLAALAPVLTERAVVVVTARGRKVPLGGRIRARESFKVGTRAVALLTADQLGDHLTG, encoded by the coding sequence TTGGTGTATCGCCACGCGACCGTCCGAGGCGACTACGAGGACCTCGCGAGCGGGGCGGTCCTTCACTCGGCGCCCGGATTTCCCGCCTTCCCGGTACGGCTGGCCTCCGAGGCGTTCCAGCGTGCCCTGGCCCTGCGCGGCGGCGGCGGGCCGGCGACGGTGTGGGACCCGTGCTGCGGCAGCGGATACCTGCTGACCGTGATCGGACTTCTCCACCGCGGCCGGATCCAGGCGCTGCTGGCCTCGGACGTCTCCGACGACGCCCTGCGCCTCGCGCGCGCCAACCTCGACCTGCTCGGCCAGGCCGGCCTGTCGGCGAGGGCGGGCGTCCTGCGGGAGAAGGCCGAGCGGTTCGCCAAGCCCTCCTACGCCGCAGCCGCCGAGGCGGCCGGGCGGATCGGCCGGATGCTCGCCGCCGGGGGAGGGGACGTCCCGCACGACGTGCGCCGCGCGGACGTCTTCGATCCGGGCCAGCTGGCGGAGGCCGCCGCCGGGTACGCACCCGACATCGTCGTCACCGACGTGCCCTACGGCGAGCAGACCACGTGGCAGGGGCCTGGCGGCGACAGCGGCGTGCCGGGCATGCTGGCGGCGCTGGCCCCGGTGCTCACCGAGCGGGCGGTGGTCGTCGTGACCGCGCGCGGGCGGAAGGTGCCGCTCGGCGGGCGCATCCGTGCCCGCGAGTCCTTCAAGGTCGGCACCCGGGCGGTCGCCCTCCTCACCGCCGACCAACTCGGTGATCACCTCACGGGCTGA